The following are from one region of the Nicotiana tomentosiformis chromosome 7, ASM39032v3, whole genome shotgun sequence genome:
- the LOC138895576 gene encoding uncharacterized protein, translating into MRRFCPRLRGKAVQHNQQHMISSPAVRSPRGGGQAGRGHPRYGGQAGGGQSATIQSGRGQPAGAPARFYAFPARPDALASDTMITCTISVCGRDASILFDPGSTYSYVSSLFSQSLDTPRESLGTPVYVSTPVGDSMVVDRIYQSCVVTFCGYETRADLLLLDMIHFEVILGMDWLSPYHAILDFHAKTITLVMPEFSRLEWKCSSVSIVSRVISFIKARHMVEKVVWLIYLMFGTPPQSLRRLI; encoded by the coding sequence atgaggagattctgccccaggcttcggggcaaggcagtgcagcacaACCAGCAGCACATGATTTCATCACCGGCTGTCCGGTCGCCCAGAGGCGGAGGTCAGgctggtaggggccatcctagataTGGAGGCCAGGCGGGAGGAGGCCAGTCAGCTACTATTCAATCAGGCCGGGGCCAGCCCGCCGGcgctccagccagattctatgcttttccggccagaccagatgcattgGCCTCAGATACCATGATCACATGTACTATTTCTgtatgcggtagggatgcttcgatattatttgatccagggtctacctattcatatgtgtcatctctgttttCTCAATCTCTGGATactcctcgtgagtccttgggtactcctgtttatgtgtctactcctgtgggcgattctatggttgtggatcggatctaccagTCCTGTGTTGTCACGTTCTGTGgctatgagactagagcagaccttctgttgcttgatatgatccactttgaggtcatcctaggcatggactggttatctccatatcacgccattcttgatttccatgccaagactattaccttagtAATGCCAGAATTTTCGAGATTGGAATGGAAGTGTTCCTCAGTTAGTATAGTTAGCCGGGTCATCTCTTTTataaaggctcgacatatggtcgagaaggttgtttggcttatctatcttatgttcgggacaccaccacagagtctccgacgattgatttag